The following DNA comes from Myxococcales bacterium.
GCGTGCGGCTTCGCCGCCGTGGTTCCCGAGGAGTTCACACGAGGGAGGACGGGCGGAAGGAGGCTCTCGCGTGAGGGCCGGCTCAGCCGTTTCCGGGCACGGTTCGCAGCGACACGCGGCGGCCATCGCTGGCGCGGTGGACGACGCCCGCGCCCGCGCCATGCGGCGCTCGTGTCCCGCGGGCTCGCGGGCTCGCCTCGTCGATGACCTCCCCGAGCAGGTCGTAGTCGGTCGTGCGTTCGACGCGCACGCGCCGCATCTGACCTGGCCGGACCTCGGCGCCCGAGAGGAAGACCTGGCCGTCGATGTCCGGGGCCTGCCCGGCGTGCCGGCCGACCATCACCAGCTCACTCTCTTCACTCGGTCCTTCGACCAGCACGTCGAGCTCCGTGCCGATCAGGGCCCGGTGTTTCTCTCGGCTGATCTTGCGCTGGAGCGCCATCAGTTTCTTGGCGCGCGACGCGGCCACTCGTGCGGGCACCTTGTCCGAGAAGGCGTGGCTCGGCGCGGTCTCTTCGTCGGAGAAACGGAACACTCCCATGCGGTCGAAGCGGGCCCAGCGCACGAACTCACACAGCTCCTCGAATTCGGCCTCGGTCTCGCCCGGGTGCCCGACGATGAACGCGGTCCGGAAGGTCAGGTTCGGGACCCGCTCGCGCAGGCGCGAGACCAGCTCCCGCAGGCGCGCCCCGCCGTGCCCGCGGCGCATGCGCCGGAGCATGGCGTCGGCCGCGTGCTGTAGCGGCATGTCCACGTAAGGCACGACGCGCTCGTGGTTGGCCAGGAGCTCCGATCAGATCGTCGCCGAGCTTCTCGGGGTAGAGGTAGAACAAACGCACCCAGCGGATGCCCGCCACGTTCGCCACGCGCGCCACGAGCTCGGTGAGCGTCGAGCTTCGCTTCGAATCGCGCCCGTACGAGACGGTGTCCTGGGACACCAGGTTGATCTCGAGCACGCCCGCGTCCGCAAGGCGCTTCACCTCTTCGACCACGTCGGCGGGAGCACGGGAGCGCTGCACCCCGCGCAGCTGCGGGATCACACAGAACGAACACTTGCGGTTGCAGCCCTCGGCGATCTTCACGTACGCACTTGCGCCGCGGGTCGAGAGGGTGCGCGGGTCACGGGCCCTCACCACCCAGTCGGCCGGATTGCCAACCAGAATGCGCTCTGCCTTGCCTGTGAGCACCTGTTCGAGCTTCAGCATGTCGCTCGAGCCGAGCAGGTGGTCCACCTCCGGCAGACCCTCCGCGAGCTCGTCGGGGTGACGCTGGCTCAAGCAGCCGGTCACCACGAGCTTGTCGCAGCTGCCGTTCTGTTTGTGGCGCCCGAGCTCGAGGATCGTGTCGATGCTCTCCTTCTTGGCGGCGTCGATGAAACCGCAGGTGTTGACCACGATCACCGTGGCGTCCGCCGCGTCTGCGACATGGCGAAACCCCGCGCGCTCGGCGACACCGAGCATGACCTCGCTGTCCACGCGGTTCTTGGGGCAACCGAGCGAGACGAAGTGGATGGTCTTTCGAGGAGCGCGGGCCACGGGGACGGGGCTCATAACCCCGCGGGCTCGCTTTGACCAGGCTCGGGCCGATTCAGAAGCTGCCCACGGCGCGGATCCCGGTCGGGGAGACGCCCAAGCGGAGCGAGGCGCTCGGTCTGTCATCGCTGGGTTTGCTGGCGGTCAAGAACAGCACGCCGGCGCCTGCCAAGGCGGCGACCCCGACGCCCAACGAGACGTCGGCGATCAAGAAATCTCGCTGCATGTCGTTGAACTCGGCGCGGCGGCTGCCGTCACAACCCGGGGAGCAGGCCTCGAGCTTTTGTTGTTTCGAGCGACCCGTGAGGCCGAAGTAGGAAAACGAGGCGAGCCCGAGCACTCCGACGCCGGCCAACACGTAGGGCAGCACACTCTGTGTTGGCGGTGACGCCGTCGTGCGGGCGGAGTGGGCCGGGGGTGACACGGGTTCGTTCGCGGGTTTGGTCTCCGCCGGCTGCTTTTCTGCCGCCGGTGTTTGCGACGACAGCTCCACACCCACCGGGCGCAGCCGCTCGCCCTCGCGCACCACCACCTTCTTGTCGAAGCTCCGACCATCTGCCAGCTCGAAGTGCACCAAGTGGGCTCCCGGATTGACGGCGACCCCACTTCCGTCGAGGCGGCTCTGCATCAGCTTGCCGTCGACCGAGACCTTCGCCTCGGCAATGTCGTCGCCACCCACGTTGCGCACGTAGAACACGACCGTCGGTATCTCGGCGTTGAGCGCCTCCAAGAAGCGACCGCAGTCCGAGCGGATCATGGCGGGACAAGACCGTTGTGTGCAGCGTGAGAGCTCGGCCTTCGCGCCGACGAGGTCGTTCTTTCCCCGGAGCTCTTGCGCGCGGCCGTGGGCATCGATGCAGGATTGTTTGTCTTCGGCGTGAGCCGGCGACGCCGACAGGCAAAGCCCGAGGCAGAGCAGAAGTTTTGCAGAGCGCATCAGAAGCATTCCGGCAAATAGCGCTTGATGCCCTTGTCGTCGATGACGTAGGGCGGATTGCAGCCAGGTTTTCCGGCTGCTGGGGCCGGACGGCGGGGCTGAGGTCTGGCGGTCGCCGCGGCCTTGCCCGCATCCACCGCCGGAGGTTCTTCGATTGGGGCTGGTGTCGCCGTGGGCGCTGCAACGGAGGGCGTTGGCGGAGGCGCCTCGGCGGTCGCCGTCTGGAGCGCGCTCGGCGGGGGCTCGCCGCTCGCGGTCTGGGCTCGCTCCGTCGCAGTGCCGGGGCGGAAGAAGATGGCGCCGGCGATCAGCACCCCCGCGAGCAGCAGCGCAAACGCGATCAGGCCGAAGCGCGCGCCGCGGGCGGGGGCGCGCATCGAAGCGACGATCGCGCCGGCGGTGCGAGCCGAATCCCCGGCGAGCAGCTGGGCGTGGCTCGCGCGGGCGCTGGGGGTGTGCAGCTCGGTTGGCAAGTCGTTGCCTGGCGCTGAATTCAGAGAGAGACGACCGGAGCCGCTCTCGTCCCCATCGGCCTTCGCCGCACGCGCAACGAGCGCCGCTTGGTGTGCCAAGTGCTCGCTGGCAACCTCCCGCACGTACTCGCCGACGACGAGCTGCGACGCCGCGGTCACGGCGCCCTCGAGGGCCGCCGCGAACTCTCGTGCCGTAGCAAATCGCAGTTCCGCGCGTTTTTCCAGCGCCCGCAGCACGACGACGTCGAGCGCGGGCGGTGCCTCGGGAGAGAGCTGGCTGGGGGGCTCCGGCGTGCGCTCCATCACGGCGCGAATCGTCGCTCCGGCTTCCTCGCCGTGAAACAGTCGCTGCCCCGTGAGCAGCTCCCAGAGCACGATGCCCATGGCGTGGATGTCGACCCGCCTCTCTGCCGGGGCTCCGGCGAGTTGCTCCGGTGCCATGTAGCCGAGCTTGCCCTTGAGCGCGCCTTGTTCGGTCGATTGCAGTCGGAAGGTCGCCTTCGCAACGCCGAAATCGAGCAGGTGTGGCACCCCTTCGACCCCGAGCATGATGTTCTGGGGTGAGACGTCGCGGTGGATGATGCCAAGCAGCTCGCCGTTGTCGTCGCGCGCCTCGTGCGCCGCGTGGAGCCCATGCAAAGCTCCGATGATGGCTGCGGCCGTGATCCCGACGGGGACGCGCCCCCCGCGTTTCTGCTCGTTGCGGAACAGGAGCGACAGCGGTGCGCCGCGCACGTATTCCATGACCAGGAACAGCTCACCGTCGAGCGCCAGGGCGTCCAGGGTCGAGACCACGTTCGGGTGCTGCACCCGGGCGGTCAGGCGCGCTTCATCGAGCAACCGGGCGAGCCCTCCCGAGTCTGCACCGATGTCGTCCCGCAGTCGTTTGATCGCGACGACCTTGCTGAAACCAATCGGACCCACCAGACGCCCGAGGTGCACAGTTGCCATGCCGCCCGCCGCAATCGGCTCATGCAGGATGTAACGACCAACGGTGCGGGGGCCGACTGGAGGCAAGACGTTCAAGAATATCATGGCCCGGCGGCCAGGGGGCGGGCCGATCGGCGACGCTTGACTCGGGGGCTTTTCGCGCCGAAGGTCGGGCACGAAGTGGAGCTTTCGGCCGGGATCACGCGGGGGGTCTCGATGGTGGCGGCCGTGCTCGCGACCTTTGGTTGTTCGCTGGCGGCTCCGAGCGAGGACGAGATCTTTGGGGGGCCGAAGCTGTATCGACCGGCTGCGGGCACCTACACCTACGATGGGGCGTTGCACCAGTCGTTCGACATCCCCGCCCTCAGCGCCAAGACACCCCAGGACTTCACTGGATTTTCACTGGCCAGTGTCACCCACGAAGCGGCGGGCTGCTGGAAGTTCCGTCTGAACGCCAGCGTCGATACCTCCCCGCCGTTCTGGGAAGAGAGCTCGCTGTGCTCCGATGATGGCAACCTCGAGCGCGCTCGTGTCGTTCAGCTCGTCAAGGTCCAGAGCCTCGGTAGCGAGACCCAGACGACCATCGATTGCAACCCCGCAGATCGCCAGATCCGCGCGGGCATGCAGGTGGGTGACCAGTGGAGTCTGGTGTGCTCCGGCAGCAGCAGCACGAAGCCGGACACGTTCGACTTTTCGTACCCGTTCCAGTCGGCGGGCACCTACACGTTCGTGGGAGAAGAAGAATCAACGGTGGGCTCCAAGAAGCTCGCGACCTATCACTTCTCCGAGGCGCGGCAGATCTCCGGCACGAACCCGGCGGGCGAGGGGTCTTATA
Coding sequences within:
- a CDS encoding protein kinase — encoded protein: MIFLNVLPPVGPRTVGRYILHEPIAAGGMATVHLGRLVGPIGFSKVVAIKRLRDDIGADSGGLARLLDEARLTARVQHPNVVSTLDALALDGELFLVMEYVRGAPLSLLFRNEQKRGGRVPVGITAAAIIGALHGLHAAHEARDDNGELLGIIHRDVSPQNIMLGVEGVPHLLDFGVAKATFRLQSTEQGALKGKLGYMAPEQLAGAPAERRVDIHAMGIVLWELLTGQRLFHGEEAGATIRAVMERTPEPPSQLSPEAPPALDVVVLRALEKRAELRFATAREFAAALEGAVTAASQLVVGEYVREVASEHLAHQAALVARAAKADGDESGSGRLSLNSAPGNDLPTELHTPSARASHAQLLAGDSARTAGAIVASMRAPARGARFGLIAFALLLAGVLIAGAIFFRPGTATERAQTASGEPPPSALQTATAEAPPPTPSVAAPTATPAPIEEPPAVDAGKAAATARPQPRRPAPAAGKPGCNPPYVIDDKGIKRYLPECF